One Paracidovorax avenae ATCC 19860 genomic region harbors:
- a CDS encoding tripartite tricarboxylate transporter permease translates to MDIFNALLQGFATAATPANLLWALVGCALGTAVGVLPGIGPAVAVAMLLPITAKVEVTASMIFFAGIYYGAMYGGSTTSILLNTPGETASMVTAMEGNKMAKSGRAGAALATAAIGSFVAGTIATVVVTLFAPSVAEFAVKLGPPEYFMLMVLAFTTVSAVLGQSTVRGLTALFLGLALGCVGMDQISGAARYTLGQPELLDGIDIVLVAVGLFAVAEVLYAAMYEGRQVDTRNPMGRVHMTARDWKRSVPAWLRGTLLGTPFGCIPAGGTEIPTFLSYATEKKLAKGADREEFGTKGAIEGVAGPEAANNATVTAALIPLLTLGIPTSNTTAVLLGAFQNYGINPGPQLFTSSAALVWALIASLYIGNVMLLVLNLPMVGLWVKLLKIPKPQLYAGILIFATVGAYGMRQSAFDLFLLYGIGLLGVMMRRFDFPTAPVVVGMILGPLAEAQMRNAISIGEGSWSVFVTRPMSLALIVIVVAVLVLPRLLRGWAARRLQVATP, encoded by the coding sequence ATGGACATTTTCAACGCCCTGCTGCAGGGCTTCGCGACGGCGGCCACGCCCGCCAACCTGCTGTGGGCCCTGGTGGGCTGTGCGCTCGGCACGGCCGTGGGCGTTCTGCCCGGCATCGGCCCCGCCGTGGCGGTGGCCATGCTGCTGCCCATCACCGCCAAGGTGGAGGTGACGGCCTCCATGATCTTCTTCGCCGGCATCTACTACGGCGCCATGTACGGTGGATCGACCACTTCCATCCTGCTGAACACGCCCGGTGAAACGGCCAGCATGGTCACGGCGATGGAGGGCAACAAGATGGCCAAGAGCGGGCGCGCGGGTGCGGCCCTGGCCACGGCGGCCATCGGCTCGTTCGTCGCCGGCACCATCGCCACCGTGGTGGTCACGCTGTTCGCGCCCTCCGTGGCCGAATTCGCCGTCAAGCTCGGGCCGCCCGAATACTTCATGCTGATGGTGCTGGCCTTCACCACGGTGAGCGCGGTGCTGGGCCAGAGCACGGTGCGCGGCCTCACGGCGCTGTTCCTGGGCCTCGCGCTGGGCTGCGTGGGCATGGACCAGATCTCCGGCGCCGCGCGCTACACGCTGGGCCAGCCCGAACTGCTGGACGGCATCGACATCGTGCTGGTGGCCGTGGGCCTGTTCGCGGTGGCCGAGGTGCTGTATGCCGCCATGTACGAAGGCCGGCAGGTGGACACCCGCAACCCCATGGGCCGGGTCCACATGACGGCGCGCGACTGGAAGCGCTCGGTGCCGGCATGGCTGCGTGGCACGCTGCTGGGCACGCCGTTCGGCTGCATTCCCGCCGGTGGCACCGAGATCCCGACCTTCCTCAGCTACGCGACCGAGAAGAAGCTCGCCAAGGGCGCGGACCGCGAGGAGTTCGGCACGAAAGGCGCCATCGAAGGCGTGGCCGGGCCCGAGGCCGCGAACAACGCCACCGTCACGGCCGCGCTGATTCCGCTGCTCACGCTGGGCATCCCGACCTCCAACACCACCGCCGTGCTGCTCGGCGCCTTCCAGAACTACGGCATCAACCCCGGCCCGCAGCTGTTCACCAGTTCGGCCGCGCTGGTCTGGGCGCTGATCGCCTCCCTCTACATCGGCAACGTGATGCTGCTGGTGCTCAACCTGCCCATGGTGGGCCTGTGGGTGAAACTGCTCAAGATCCCGAAGCCGCAGCTCTACGCGGGCATCCTGATCTTCGCCACGGTGGGGGCCTACGGCATGCGCCAGAGCGCGTTCGACCTGTTCCTGCTCTACGGCATCGGCCTGCTGGGCGTGATGATGCGCCGCTTCGACTTCCCCACCGCGCCCGTGGTGGTCGGCATGATCCTCGGGCCGCTGGCCGAGGCGCAGATGCGCAACGCGATCTCCATCGGCGAGGGCAGCTGGTCGGTATTCGTGACGCGTCCGATGTCGCTCGCGCTCATCGTGATCGTCGTCGCGGTGCTGGTGCTGCCCCGCCTGCTGCGCGGCTGGGCGGCCCGGCGGTTGCAGGTGGCAACCCCCTGA
- a CDS encoding PepSY-associated TM helix domain-containing protein: MTPKALRTWSWLHKWSSLVCTIFMLLLCLTGLPLIFHHEIGHLLGTEVEAPPMPGETRRVSLDRVLEVARAQHPDRIVQFASQDADDPNVWFVTLTHTPAPTTDFRSVAVDGRTGAILAQPRFDQGFMYVMYKLHVDLFAGLPGKLFLGFMGLLLLVAIVSGVVLYAPFMRKLDFGTVRGQRSTRVKWLDLHNLLGIVTLVWAFVVGGTGMINTWADLVIKYWQHDQLSSLLAPYAGQPVTPQAERGSLQQSLDAALERAPGMRLSFIAFPGTAFSSPHHNTFFLHGSEPLTSRLYQPVLVDARTAQVTAAPELPWYLTALLISQPLHFGDYAGMPMQILWALLDIATIIVLGSGLYLWLKKGSGATQKDKEAASRRQRDGAPEGAPLEPSAARTAGN; the protein is encoded by the coding sequence ATGACCCCCAAAGCCCTCAGGACCTGGTCCTGGCTGCACAAGTGGAGCAGCCTGGTGTGCACCATTTTCATGCTCCTGCTCTGCCTGACGGGGCTGCCGCTGATCTTCCACCACGAGATCGGCCACCTGCTGGGCACGGAGGTCGAGGCGCCGCCGATGCCGGGGGAAACGCGCCGGGTCAGCCTGGACCGGGTGCTGGAGGTGGCGCGCGCGCAGCATCCGGACCGCATCGTGCAGTTCGCGTCGCAGGACGCGGACGACCCCAACGTGTGGTTCGTCACGCTCACGCACACGCCCGCTCCGACCACCGACTTCCGTTCGGTGGCCGTGGACGGCCGCACCGGCGCCATCCTGGCGCAGCCGCGGTTCGACCAGGGCTTCATGTATGTCATGTACAAGTTGCACGTGGACCTGTTCGCGGGGCTGCCGGGCAAGCTCTTCCTGGGCTTCATGGGGCTGCTGCTGCTGGTGGCCATCGTCTCGGGCGTGGTGCTCTACGCGCCCTTCATGCGCAAGCTGGATTTCGGCACGGTGCGCGGGCAGCGCTCCACCCGCGTGAAATGGCTGGACCTGCACAACCTGCTGGGCATCGTCACCCTGGTGTGGGCCTTCGTGGTGGGCGGCACCGGCATGATCAATACGTGGGCCGATCTGGTCATCAAGTACTGGCAGCACGACCAGCTCTCGTCGCTGCTGGCGCCCTATGCGGGCCAGCCCGTCACCCCGCAGGCCGAACGCGGCTCGCTGCAGCAATCGCTGGACGCGGCGCTGGAGCGCGCCCCGGGCATGCGCCTGTCGTTCATCGCCTTCCCGGGCACGGCGTTTTCCAGCCCGCACCACAACACCTTCTTCCTGCACGGCAGCGAACCGCTCACGTCGCGCCTCTACCAGCCCGTGCTGGTGGACGCACGCACGGCGCAGGTCACGGCCGCGCCGGAACTGCCGTGGTACCTCACGGCCCTGCTCATCTCCCAGCCGCTGCACTTCGGCGACTACGCCGGCATGCCGATGCAGATCCTCTGGGCCCTGCTGGACATCGCCACCATCATCGTGCTGGGCAGCGGGCTCTACCTGTGGCTGAAGAAGGGTTCGGGCGCCACGCAGAAGGACAAGGAAGCGGCATCGCGCCGCCAACGCGACGGGGCGCCCGAAGGCGCCCCGCTGGAACCGTCCGCGGCGCGTACCGCGGGGAACTGA
- a CDS encoding TonB-dependent receptor encodes MFRPHPLALAASLALLGTQAGAQSAAPAATDTPALSTVTVNASADASSQGLSPAYPGGQVARGGRAGILGTKDAMDTPFSITSYTNELIQDKQAKSVGEVLQNDSGVRLARGFGNFQEAYFIRGFVLGSDDTAYNGLYSLLPRQYIATELFERVEVLRGASTFLSGATPSGGGIGGAVNLLPKRAPNEPLSRVTVGTGSGGRVETAVDIGRRFGPDGSTGIRFNAAYQDGDTAVDHEKSRLGLVALGLDWRSRDVRLSGDIGWQDHRLKGTRPNVSLSGATAVPAAPDASSNFSQPWAYSNERDVFGTFRGEVDLSPGVTAWGAWGMRRGKEANSLANLTVTDAATGAGTAYRFDNTRKDRVDTGEVGLRGKLRTGAVGHEWVAAVSYFEAEKDNAYAMDWRNTIASNLYQYRPTAQPAFSAATLYGGTLSSPNLTGRTRLLSYALGDTLSFMDDTVLLTLGLRHQRLDTSDFAYGTSALLAHYEQSRNSPMAGLVFKMAPQWSLYGNYIESLSQGQTAPATANGAPVANSGQQLSPYVAKQKEVGVKYDGGRLRGSLALFSTTKPRAYVDASNVFGASGRDRHQGVELDVQGEAVRGLRLLGGVTWLDAKQQRTGSAATDGKRVIGVPRLQANAGVEWDVPGVPGLALDTRAIYTGASYADGANALRVPGWTRLDLGVRYATEWSGRLVTLRARVDNVADRNYWASSGGYPGSGYLVVGAPRTFTLSASVDF; translated from the coding sequence ATGTTCCGCCCCCATCCCCTCGCCCTCGCCGCTTCTCTTGCCCTGCTCGGCACCCAGGCCGGCGCGCAATCCGCCGCGCCCGCCGCCACCGACACGCCAGCGCTCTCGACGGTGACCGTCAACGCCAGCGCCGATGCCTCTTCCCAGGGACTCTCGCCGGCCTACCCCGGCGGGCAGGTGGCGCGCGGCGGACGCGCCGGCATCCTGGGCACGAAGGATGCGATGGACACCCCCTTCAGCATCACCAGCTACACCAACGAGCTGATACAGGACAAGCAGGCCAAAAGCGTGGGCGAGGTGCTGCAGAACGACTCCGGCGTGCGCCTGGCCCGCGGCTTCGGCAACTTCCAGGAGGCATACTTCATCCGCGGCTTCGTCCTCGGCTCGGACGACACGGCCTACAACGGCCTCTACAGCCTGCTGCCCCGGCAATACATCGCCACCGAACTGTTCGAGCGCGTCGAAGTGCTGCGTGGCGCCTCCACCTTCCTGTCGGGCGCCACGCCGTCGGGCGGCGGCATCGGCGGCGCAGTCAACCTGCTGCCCAAGCGGGCGCCCAACGAGCCGCTGTCGCGCGTGACGGTGGGCACGGGATCGGGCGGCCGCGTCGAGACGGCGGTGGACATCGGCCGCCGCTTCGGGCCGGACGGCAGCACCGGCATCCGCTTCAACGCCGCCTACCAGGACGGCGACACTGCCGTGGACCATGAAAAGAGCCGGCTCGGCCTCGTGGCCCTGGGCCTGGACTGGCGCAGCCGCGACGTGCGCCTGTCGGGCGACATCGGCTGGCAGGACCACCGCCTGAAGGGCACGCGGCCGAACGTCTCGCTGTCCGGCGCCACCGCCGTGCCCGCCGCGCCGGATGCCTCATCCAACTTCTCCCAGCCCTGGGCGTATTCCAACGAGCGCGACGTGTTCGGCACGTTCCGCGGCGAGGTGGACCTGTCGCCCGGCGTGACGGCCTGGGGGGCCTGGGGCATGCGCCGCGGCAAGGAGGCCAATTCGCTCGCCAACCTGACGGTGACCGACGCCGCCACGGGCGCGGGCACTGCCTACCGCTTCGACAACACCCGCAAGGACCGCGTGGACACCGGCGAAGTCGGCCTGCGCGGCAAGCTGCGCACGGGCGCGGTGGGACATGAATGGGTGGCTGCCGTGTCGTACTTCGAGGCCGAGAAAGACAACGCGTACGCGATGGACTGGCGCAACACGATCGCATCCAACCTGTACCAGTACCGCCCCACGGCACAGCCCGCCTTCAGCGCCGCCACGCTCTACGGCGGCACGTTGTCCAGCCCCAACCTCACGGGCCGCACGCGGCTGCTGAGCTACGCCCTGGGCGACACGCTTTCCTTCATGGACGATACGGTGCTGCTCACCCTGGGCCTGCGCCACCAGCGGCTGGACACCTCCGATTTCGCCTATGGCACCTCCGCGCTGCTCGCCCATTACGAGCAGAGCCGCAACAGCCCCATGGCGGGCCTCGTGTTCAAGATGGCGCCGCAGTGGTCGCTCTACGGCAACTACATCGAGAGCCTGAGCCAGGGCCAGACCGCGCCGGCGACGGCCAACGGCGCGCCCGTGGCCAACAGCGGGCAGCAACTTTCTCCCTATGTCGCCAAGCAGAAGGAAGTGGGCGTGAAATACGACGGCGGCCGCCTGCGCGGTTCGCTGGCGCTGTTCAGCACCACCAAGCCCCGCGCGTACGTGGATGCCTCGAACGTGTTCGGCGCCTCCGGCAGGGACCGCCACCAGGGCGTGGAACTGGACGTGCAGGGCGAGGCCGTGCGCGGCCTGCGCCTGCTGGGCGGCGTGACGTGGCTGGACGCGAAGCAGCAGAGGACGGGCAGCGCGGCCACCGACGGCAAGCGCGTGATCGGCGTGCCGCGCCTGCAGGCCAATGCCGGCGTGGAATGGGACGTTCCCGGCGTGCCCGGCCTGGCACTGGACACCCGCGCCATCTATACCGGTGCAAGCTATGCCGACGGCGCCAACGCCCTGCGCGTGCCCGGCTGGACCCGCCTGGACCTGGGTGTGCGCTACGCCACGGAATGGAGCGGCCGCCTCGTGACGCTGCGCGCCCGCGTGGACAACGTGGCCGACCGCAACTACTGGGCCTCGTCCGGTGGCTACCCCGGCTCGGGCTACCTCGTGGTGGGCGCCCCGCGCACCTTCACGCTGAGCGCGAGCGTGGATTTCTGA
- a CDS encoding D-(-)-3-hydroxybutyrate oligomer hydrolase, producing the protein MTVFRTAPLLIAALAASSCGGGGSGASVDYDFNARPSYLNDLRQASYDGVGDDLLTGGLGRSGLQDDSPPGYAGSQPTAEELRRNAIYVNYRALVDTTSDGGYGRLYGPNVDIQGRATAGEGMVAGTEAIAYSDDGSGRRNVTLMVQVPDTFDRSRPCIITATSSGSRGIYGGIPTGEWGLKRGCAVAYTDKGTGTAPHDLQADTVALIDGTRTSATLAGTRAAFNAGLSAADLAAFNAATPQRLAFKHAHSGQNPEKDWGRFTLQAVEFAFYILNERFGDRSPGGQSLRTFTPANTTVIASSLSNGGGAAIAAAEQDTQGLIDGVAVSEPSVQMPANAGVTVQRGGRTIAVNGLPLIDYTTQAHLYQSCAALAPSLASTPFAAAFAVRFADPAFPVAANRCAGLKAQGLLSATTTAAQAEEALARLTAYGWEPESGALHASLAAFEVAPSIAVTYANALSRASVQDRLCGYSFATTSAIGAVQPTPAAVTNTLFATGNGIPPTAGVQLVNDRSRGVPVRDLFSFNTAGVPTWNLEGALCLRSLVTGTDTAARRLQAGLEETRRTGNLQGKPAIIVHGRDDALIPVNHTSRPYAALNRRVEGPGSRLSYIEVTNAQHFDAFIGLPATLPGYDSRYIPLHLYLNRALDAMYAHLVNGQPLPASQVVRTVPRGGTPGSAPAITAANVPPIAATPAAADAIAITSGAIAVPD; encoded by the coding sequence ATGACAGTCTTCAGAACCGCCCCCCTGCTCATCGCCGCCCTGGCCGCTTCCTCGTGCGGGGGCGGGGGCAGCGGCGCATCGGTCGATTACGACTTCAATGCCCGCCCGTCCTACCTGAACGACCTGCGCCAGGCCAGCTACGACGGCGTGGGCGACGACCTGCTGACCGGCGGCCTGGGCCGCTCCGGCCTGCAGGACGATTCGCCGCCGGGCTACGCGGGCAGCCAGCCCACGGCGGAGGAGCTGCGGCGCAATGCCATCTACGTGAACTACCGGGCGCTGGTGGACACCACCTCCGACGGGGGCTACGGCCGGCTCTACGGCCCGAACGTGGACATCCAGGGCCGCGCGACAGCGGGCGAGGGCATGGTGGCCGGAACGGAAGCCATCGCCTATTCGGATGACGGCTCGGGACGCCGCAATGTCACCCTGATGGTCCAGGTGCCTGATACCTTCGACCGCTCGCGCCCGTGCATCATCACCGCCACCTCGTCGGGCTCGCGCGGCATCTACGGCGGCATTCCCACGGGCGAATGGGGCCTCAAGCGCGGCTGTGCCGTGGCCTACACGGACAAGGGCACGGGTACCGCGCCCCACGACCTGCAGGCCGATACCGTCGCGCTGATCGACGGCACGCGCACCAGCGCGACGCTCGCGGGCACGCGCGCCGCCTTCAACGCGGGCCTGTCGGCGGCCGACCTGGCGGCCTTCAATGCGGCCACGCCGCAGCGCCTGGCGTTCAAGCACGCGCATTCCGGGCAGAACCCGGAAAAGGACTGGGGCCGCTTCACCCTGCAGGCGGTCGAGTTCGCGTTCTACATCCTCAACGAGCGCTTCGGCGACCGTTCCCCGGGCGGGCAGTCGCTGCGCACCTTCACACCGGCCAACACCACGGTGATCGCCTCCAGCCTCTCGAACGGCGGCGGCGCGGCGATCGCGGCTGCCGAGCAGGACACCCAGGGCCTCATCGACGGCGTGGCCGTCTCGGAGCCCTCGGTGCAGATGCCTGCGAACGCGGGCGTCACCGTGCAGCGCGGCGGGCGCACCATCGCCGTGAACGGCCTTCCGCTGATCGACTACACCACCCAGGCCCACCTCTACCAGTCCTGCGCCGCCCTCGCGCCCTCGCTGGCCTCCACGCCTTTCGCGGCAGCCTTCGCCGTCCGCTTCGCGGACCCGGCCTTCCCGGTGGCCGCCAACCGCTGTGCCGGCTTGAAGGCCCAGGGCCTGCTATCGGCCACCACCACGGCCGCCCAGGCCGAAGAGGCGCTGGCGCGCCTGACCGCCTATGGCTGGGAGCCTGAGTCGGGCGCGCTGCACGCTTCGCTCGCGGCGTTCGAAGTGGCGCCGTCCATCGCCGTCACCTACGCCAACGCGCTCTCGCGCGCCAGCGTCCAGGACCGGCTGTGCGGCTACAGCTTCGCGACCACGTCCGCCATCGGCGCGGTGCAGCCCACGCCCGCCGCGGTGACGAACACCCTGTTCGCCACCGGCAACGGCATCCCGCCCACCGCCGGCGTGCAGCTCGTCAACGACCGCAGCCGCGGCGTGCCGGTGCGCGACCTCTTCTCGTTCAATACCGCGGGCGTACCCACCTGGAACCTGGAAGGCGCGCTCTGCCTGCGCAGCCTCGTGACGGGCACCGACACGGCCGCCCGGCGCCTGCAGGCCGGCCTCGAGGAAACCCGCCGCACCGGCAACCTGCAGGGCAAGCCCGCCATCATCGTGCACGGCCGCGACGACGCGCTCATCCCGGTCAACCACACCTCGCGCCCCTACGCCGCCCTGAACCGGCGCGTGGAAGGCCCGGGCAGCCGCCTGAGCTACATCGAAGTCACGAACGCCCAGCATTTCGACGCCTTCATCGGCCTGCCCGCCACGCTGCCGGGATACGACAGCCGCTACATCCCCCTGCACCTGTACCTCAACCGGGCGCTGGATGCCATGTACGCGCACCTCGTGAACGGCCAGCCGCTGCCGGCCAGCCAGGTGGTGCGCACCGTGCCGCGCGGCGGCACGCCGGGCAGCGCCCCCGCGATCACCGCAGCGAACGTGCCGCCCATCGCGGCCACGCCGGCGGCGGCCGATGCCATCGCCATCACCAGCGGTGCCATCGCCGTGCCGGACTGA
- a CDS encoding polyhydroxyalkanoate granule-associated phasin, with protein sequence MSGPSSRRTRSLARQGAELAMAVPPVVAHRVARMALAGPNPSQRDRREFGRMVAEKQWAFVQSWAAMGMQTLLAQQAMAAGMMRLWWTPWTMATGPQLARQWQDAAAGVLGKGLVPVHRAAVANARRLARTPLV encoded by the coding sequence ATGTCCGGTCCTTCATCCCGCCGCACCCGGTCCCTGGCACGCCAGGGGGCCGAACTTGCCATGGCCGTGCCGCCCGTCGTCGCGCACCGCGTGGCGCGCATGGCCCTCGCCGGGCCCAACCCCTCGCAGCGCGACCGGCGCGAATTCGGCCGCATGGTCGCCGAGAAACAGTGGGCCTTCGTGCAGTCCTGGGCCGCCATGGGCATGCAGACCCTGCTGGCCCAGCAGGCCATGGCGGCCGGCATGATGCGGCTGTGGTGGACGCCCTGGACCATGGCCACCGGCCCGCAGCTGGCACGCCAGTGGCAGGATGCCGCGGCCGGCGTGCTCGGCAAGGGGCTCGTTCCGGTCCACCGTGCCGCGGTGGCGAACGCCCGTCGCCTGGCGCGCACGCCCCTGGTGTGA
- a CDS encoding SgcJ/EcaC family oxidoreductase: protein MTLIRATSIAAAVLALTAPVFAQAQAAAPGCQPVTEQQVAALFDRWNASLRTLDADKVVANYAPDGVLLATVSNQPRTTTAQIHDYFVKFLKGHPQGRIDSRTVRIGCNVAQDVGTYTFTFQNGKEVHARYTYVYEFVGGDWKIAHHHSSAMPEAVAAR from the coding sequence ATGACCCTGATCCGCGCAACTTCCATCGCAGCCGCCGTGCTCGCCCTCACGGCCCCCGTATTCGCCCAGGCGCAGGCCGCGGCACCCGGCTGCCAGCCTGTCACCGAGCAGCAGGTGGCGGCGCTGTTCGACCGCTGGAACGCATCGCTGCGCACGCTTGATGCCGACAAGGTGGTGGCCAACTATGCGCCCGATGGCGTGCTGCTGGCGACGGTGTCCAACCAGCCGCGCACGACCACCGCGCAGATCCACGACTACTTCGTGAAATTCCTGAAAGGCCACCCGCAGGGCCGGATCGACAGCCGGACGGTGCGCATCGGCTGCAACGTGGCCCAGGACGTGGGCACCTACACGTTCACCTTCCAGAACGGCAAGGAGGTGCACGCGCGCTACACCTACGTGTACGAGTTCGTCGGCGGCGACTGGAAGATCGCCCACCACCACTCCTCGGCCATGCCGGAGGCGGTCGCCGCCAGGTGA
- a CDS encoding response regulator transcription factor — MSIAQILVVEDDPRVADFLQRGLRAEGYGVQMARTGPEGLELARAGEATLLILDVMLPGMTGLDLCQSLRAEGGQVPVLMLTALSSIEDKVAGLKLGADDYLTKPFAFEELLARIEALLRRGREQRPRATRLQVADLVLDLERMQASRAGRPIALTAKELAFLELLMSAPGRLCSRERILSNVWGMHEDPLTNVVDVYVRRLRSKIDEGHPLALLKTVRGLGYRLDDGEA; from the coding sequence ATGAGCATCGCGCAGATCCTGGTCGTCGAGGACGATCCCCGCGTCGCCGATTTCCTGCAGCGCGGCCTGCGCGCGGAGGGCTACGGCGTGCAGATGGCGCGCACCGGACCCGAAGGGCTGGAGCTCGCCCGCGCAGGGGAAGCGACACTGTTGATCCTCGACGTGATGCTGCCCGGCATGACCGGGCTGGACCTGTGCCAGTCGCTGCGGGCCGAAGGCGGCCAGGTGCCGGTGCTGATGCTCACGGCCCTGAGCAGCATCGAAGACAAGGTCGCAGGACTGAAGCTCGGCGCGGACGACTACCTCACCAAGCCGTTCGCCTTCGAGGAACTGCTGGCGCGCATCGAGGCGCTGCTGCGGCGCGGGCGCGAGCAGCGCCCCCGGGCGACCAGGCTGCAGGTGGCGGACCTGGTGCTTGACCTGGAACGCATGCAGGCCAGCCGCGCGGGCCGTCCGATCGCGCTCACAGCCAAGGAACTGGCCTTCCTGGAACTGCTCATGAGCGCCCCGGGCCGTCTCTGCAGCCGCGAGCGCATCCTCTCCAACGTGTGGGGCATGCACGAGGACCCGCTGACGAACGTGGTGGATGTCTATGTGCGCCGCCTGCGCAGCAAGATCGACGAAGGACACCCTCTGGCACTGCTCAAGACCGTGCGCGGGCTGGGCTACCGCCTGGACGACGGCGAGGCCTAG